A portion of the Staphylococcus felis genome contains these proteins:
- a CDS encoding nucleotidyltransferase gives MKSVALITEYNPFHNGHQYHVQKSKKLTKSDISIAIMSGQFMMRGTPALFNKFQRAQMAVSEVDLVVELPLLGSLSSSDTFAEMGIKVADYLDAHTLCFGSESGNIDALKKVAHQLIDIEQRPDFKTLLKEGKSYARIISEQTHETLLKHPNNTLGISYIKQLIQLQSSIEPYTIPRIHTHHHQQGLNHTSFASGSAIRKNIAKGQEDWKKMVPRENHKLFINPFNNTERLYQMIKLSILQRSDTELQHIYTMTEGFQNRLQYVLRSSTHYDSLMQLLKTKRYTYTHIQRLLMNILLNFKYSDADKTIQGIRILAMSNKGRRYLKTLKERHPNRQFVTNVNKQNAHLFRHEIKATHIYNLLSESTQDDFNTPVFIK, from the coding sequence ATGAAAAGTGTTGCACTAATTACAGAATACAATCCCTTCCACAATGGGCATCAATATCATGTCCAAAAATCAAAGAAACTTACCAAATCCGATATTTCCATTGCCATTATGAGTGGACAATTTATGATGCGTGGAACACCTGCACTATTCAATAAATTCCAACGCGCTCAAATGGCTGTATCTGAAGTTGATTTAGTTGTTGAACTGCCTTTACTAGGTTCACTTTCATCTAGTGATACATTTGCTGAAATGGGCATTAAGGTTGCAGATTATCTAGATGCACATACACTTTGCTTCGGAAGTGAGTCTGGTAATATTGATGCACTAAAAAAAGTCGCACATCAATTAATCGACATTGAACAGCGACCGGACTTCAAAACATTGCTTAAAGAAGGAAAGAGTTATGCGCGTATCATTAGTGAACAAACCCATGAAACATTGTTAAAACACCCGAACAACACCTTAGGGATTAGCTATATTAAGCAACTGATTCAATTGCAATCATCAATCGAACCTTATACTATCCCACGCATACATACCCATCATCACCAGCAAGGTTTAAATCATACGTCATTTGCAAGCGGATCTGCTATACGTAAAAACATAGCAAAAGGCCAAGAGGATTGGAAAAAGATGGTACCTCGTGAAAACCATAAATTATTTATCAACCCTTTTAATAATACAGAACGTTTATATCAAATGATAAAACTGTCTATATTACAGCGCTCTGATACAGAATTACAACATATATATACAATGACTGAAGGTTTTCAAAATCGCTTGCAGTATGTCTTACGTTCATCAACACATTACGACAGTTTGATGCAACTGCTCAAAACAAAGCGTTATACCTATACGCATATTCAAAGACTGCTAATGAATATATTGTTGAATTTTAAATACAGTGATGCCGATAAAACGATTCAAGGTATTCGTATTTTGGCGATGTCAAATAAAGGACGCCGTTATTTAAAAACACTTAAAGAACGACATCCTAACCGTCAATTTGTTACAAATGTAAACAAACAAAATGCCCACCTATTCCGTCACGAAATCAAAGCAACACATATTTATAATCTCTTATCCGAATCCACTCAGGACGACTTTAATACACCCGTCTTCATAAAATGA
- a CDS encoding DUF7147 family protein, which produces MQQSFIVLGNGLTDLFEFKALIDYNHLRISRIVYFHTPKSQHQRSSVAIIMQPTEGRKFQAMYMMLNAFKYPYPHTNQKFDLIQSFIEPYDIETVGVDVHAPDDYPELDLYFNYLKSVLRLQHWIPALE; this is translated from the coding sequence ATGCAACAATCTTTTATCGTTCTTGGCAATGGTTTAACGGATTTATTTGAATTTAAAGCACTCATTGACTATAACCATCTAAGAATTAGTCGCATTGTCTATTTTCACACACCCAAATCTCAACATCAACGGTCTTCTGTTGCCATCATTATGCAACCTACTGAAGGTCGAAAGTTTCAAGCGATGTATATGATGTTGAATGCATTCAAATACCCATACCCTCATACAAACCAAAAATTCGACTTAATCCAGTCATTTATTGAACCTTATGATATTGAAACTGTAGGTGTGGATGTACACGCTCCAGACGATTATCCAGAGCTAGATTTATACTTTAACTACTTAAAGAGCGTTCTGCGATTACAACATTGGATACCCGCTTTAGAATAG
- a CDS encoding YlbG family protein: MEIIQRDKLIVYLKSMKHERHIRKYGHIVYSNKKDKYITMYVSQNKIDDTVNHLMKLKYVTKIEGSPYKYLKKEYDKEDRS, translated from the coding sequence ATGGAAATCATTCAACGGGATAAGTTAATTGTCTACTTAAAAAGTATGAAACATGAACGACATATTCGAAAATATGGTCATATTGTGTATTCAAATAAAAAAGATAAATATATAACTATGTATGTCAGCCAAAATAAGATTGATGATACAGTCAATCATCTAATGAAGCTAAAATATGTGACTAAAATTGAAGGGTCTCCTTATAAATACTTAAAAAAAGAGTATGACAAAGAAGACCGAAGTTAG
- the rsmD gene encoding 16S rRNA (guanine(966)-N(2))-methyltransferase RsmD has protein sequence MRVISGKHKSKILETLSGRHTRPTMDKVKEGIFNSLYDVSGIGLDLFAGSGGLGIEALSRGMDKVIFVDQNIRAVQIINQNLKKLDLISQAEVYKTNADRALKALHKREVQFDIIFLDPPYEKGLIDKALKKIHEFDLLKNDGIIVCEYSHREVIDTALFEEVKRYHYGLTDICVLKRGE, from the coding sequence ATGCGTGTCATTTCTGGTAAACACAAAAGTAAAATTTTAGAAACATTGTCGGGTCGTCATACTAGACCAACAATGGATAAAGTCAAAGAAGGCATATTCAATAGTTTATATGATGTTAGTGGAATAGGGCTTGATTTATTTGCTGGAAGTGGAGGACTTGGAATTGAGGCACTTTCTCGTGGAATGGATAAGGTCATATTTGTAGACCAAAACATACGGGCAGTACAAATTATTAATCAAAATCTCAAAAAATTAGACTTAATTTCACAAGCCGAAGTATACAAAACTAATGCGGATCGAGCATTAAAAGCATTACATAAAAGGGAAGTTCAATTTGATATTATCTTTTTAGATCCACCTTATGAAAAAGGGCTCATCGATAAAGCATTAAAGAAAATCCATGAATTTGATTTATTAAAAAATGATGGTATTATCGTTTGTGAATATAGTCATCGAGAAGTGATAGATACTGCTTTATTTGAAGAGGTTAAACGTTATCATTATGGCTTAACAGATATTTGTGTTTTGAAAAGAGGAGAGTAA
- the coaD gene encoding pantetheine-phosphate adenylyltransferase, with translation MVNTKAVIPGSFDPITNGHIDIIERSADRFDELLVCVLRNSNKKGTFTPEERIELIQSSVAHLPNVTVHSYGGLLVDFCDKMGATTIIRGLRAVSDFEYELRLTSMNKKLNEKVETLYMMTSTDYSFISSSVVKEVAQYDANISEFVPPQVEKALLEKFNHLN, from the coding sequence ATGGTTAATACGAAAGCGGTCATTCCGGGAAGTTTTGACCCTATTACAAATGGACATATAGATATCATTGAAAGAAGTGCTGATCGTTTTGACGAATTATTGGTTTGTGTATTAAGGAATAGTAATAAAAAAGGCACTTTCACACCAGAAGAACGAATAGAACTTATTCAATCATCCGTTGCACATTTACCAAATGTTACAGTACATTCTTATGGAGGACTGTTAGTTGATTTTTGTGACAAAATGGGTGCAACTACGATTATACGTGGATTAAGAGCGGTAAGTGACTTTGAGTATGAATTACGTTTAACATCAATGAATAAAAAGTTAAACGAAAAGGTAGAAACGTTATATATGATGACATCGACTGACTATTCTTTTATTAGTTCGAGTGTTGTGAAGGAAGTGGCACAATATGATGCGAACATATCTGAATTTGTACCACCACAAGTTGAGAAAGCATTACTTGAGAAGTTCAATCACTTGAATTAA